CCGGTGCAGCTCCCCTATATTTCGGCAAAAGCGAAGCATGAACATTTATGCTGCCGTATTTTGGTATGTCGAGAAGCTTTTGCGGTAGTATCTGGCCAAATGCGGCGACAACTATGACGTCGGGAGATAGTTCCTCGACAAGTTTGATAAAGTTCTCATCCCTAACTTTCTCAGGCTGGTAGATAGGCACACCAGCTTCCAACGCTACTTCTTTTACCGGAGACATACTAACTTCCCTACCGCGTCCCTTGGGTCGGTCTGGCTGAGTAACGACTCCGATAACCTCATGCTGGGAGTTGAGAAGGGCTTGGAGTGTCGGCACTGCAAATTTTGATGTGCCCATGAAAAGGATGCGCATCTTTTTTATGCCTCTATCGCTTCCTCTTCCTCTGTGGCTGTGACATAGTGCAGCGAATTTGGCTCAGCTCTATCAATAAACAGCACTCCATTTAGATGGTCTAGCTCATGCTGGATAATGCGCGCAGTTAATCCCTCGGCTTTAATCTTCACAGGCTTTCCTCTTTCATCTAAACCCTTAACCTCAATTTCATTTGCGCGGCGAACCTCACCTTGCAGGCCTGGCACACTGAGGCATCCTTCAATGCCAACTTGCTCACCGCTGGCATGCACGATTTTTGGATTGATAAGAACCTTTGGCCCTGTTCCGTCATCAAACACAATAACTTTCTGCAGGACCCCAATCTGATTTGCAGCAAATCCCACACCATTTGCCTCATGCATGGTATCAATCATATCGTGTATCAGCTTTTTCGTATTCGTATCTACTTTGGTTACGGCTTTAGCCTGTTGTCTGAGAACAGGATCCGGATAGGTAACCACATCGCGCGCCGCCATTTCTTTACCTCTTAATTAAAGCGCTTTAATGCCATCATACTCCAACACGGCTTTTCCCAATTCAAAGCTTTATTATAACATTGTAATTGGATCAACGTCGAGAATGATGTTGTTTGCAACCATATCAGGAAGCCTATTGTATACGTTGTTGATTATCTCCTGCATGGCAACTTCGCCATGGTATCGGATAACCATGTGCCAGCGATATTGACCTTTTAATTTGGCAAGAGGGGCCGGCGCAGGACCCAGAACATCTACCATGCCGGCTGGAAGTTCGGGGGCAATCTCATCCATAAATCGTCTGATGCGGTTTTCCGCGGCTTCTTCGATAGGGTCTGTAGAAATAACATTTATTAGCCTCGAGAAAGGCGGGTAGCTTAATTCGCGCCTATTTTCAATCTCCTGTTCGTAAAAGCTTATATAATCTTGAGCCGACGCAGCTTTAATCGCATAGTGCTCTGGAGAGAATGACTGAATTATTACCTCGCCAGGGACTTCCCCCCTGCCTGCCCGCCCGCTCACTTGAGTTAAAAGCTGGAATGTACGCTCAGCAGAGCGAAAATCCGGAAGATGAAGAGCCGTATCTGCGCTTACCACTCCAACCAGCGTAACGTTTGGAAAATCAAGTCCTTTCGCCACCATTTGCGTGCCTACCAGGATATCGGCTTCGCCCTTACTAAACGCATCCAGAAGACGGAAATGTGCACCCTTAGAGCTTGTTGTGTCCCTATCCATCCTTATTACCGATGCATTGGTGAAAATACGCCTGGCTTCTTCCTCAACTCGCTCTGTGCCTATCCCAAACTGCCGAATATGGGGCCCGCCACAATTTGGGCACAGCGTAGGCGCAGGCTGGCAAGCGTTGCAATGATGGCAACGGAGAATCCGTGGGCCGATATGGTAAGTAAACGAAACAGCACAATTTGGGCAAGTGGGAGTATATCCACATGACCTGCAAAGAATAAACGATGCGTAACCCCGCCGATTAACGAAAAGTATTATTTGCTCGCGCTTCCCTAGGCGACTTTCAATTGCCTCCCGAAGTCGATTACTAAATATCTGCAGCCGTCCATGTGCGAATTCAACGCGTTGGTCAACAATCTCCACTTTCGGAAGTGGCCGATCGTCAACACGGTTTGCTAAAACCGCAAGGCCAATCTCGCCAGACTTTGC
This Armatimonadota bacterium DNA region includes the following protein-coding sequences:
- the def gene encoding peptide deformylase is translated as MAARDVVTYPDPVLRQQAKAVTKVDTNTKKLIHDMIDTMHEANGVGFAANQIGVLQKVIVFDDGTGPKVLINPKIVHASGEQVGIEGCLSVPGLQGEVRRANEIEVKGLDERGKPVKIKAEGLTARIIQHELDHLNGVLFIDRAEPNSLHYVTATEEEEAIEA